cCAAGTATGGAGTCAAAATGAAACCAAAGCCACTGCCTTCTATTGTGAAGACTCTGGGAAAACATCATTGTTGAGTTGCTTGAGAGCTTGGAAAACTTGAGAACTTCTATCAAATATCTGAGCCCTTCGGTTGTAATCAGAAGGCTCTTTTCCCACATCTTCACCCATTATAGCTTCTCTTTCCAAACACTCCAACAGCTCCACAACCCCCTTTCTTTCTCCACACTTGTGCCTAAACGTTGCCATTCCACTCCTACCCTTTTCCTCATCTTCTTGTGGTTTCATGTCAGCTTCCAAATCCCATTTTGCACACCCCACCACAACAAAACCattgttattcttcttcttttgtcgcTGCACAATACAAGAAGCATGGATCGGCCAAGAAatgttgaccttgaagctcaaACCTCTCACACTACTAGGAGAGACACGGGTTTGACAAGGAGAGGAAGGGTTATTGGATTTACTCATAGAAAGAGAAGtggataacatatggaaatcaGCAACATACAAAGACCCTTTCATGTTTGAGGACTTTGGATGGATTATTATGTATGAATGTTAGTGTTgtgatgttatatatatatatatgaggttTGAGCAGAGTGATGGTGACCAACTTGTCCACGCATCAGTACCGTGATTAATGTGTACACGTGGCATCTTTCTAGCATAGTGACAGGGCTTTCGAGATCATTGGAGGATGTCCTCGGGAACTAAGAAAGAGGGCACGTTTTAAAAAGAGTGATGGATATCTACCACACAAATCTGGTTGTGAAAAGTGTGATGATTTTTCTGcccaaattatttataactatttttttaagtgggagtgtttaaaaaataaataaataattaaatttgttttggtatttttttaagtgggagtgtttaaaaaataaataaataattaaatttgttttggtGTGAGATGctgataaatttgtttttaaaagttaaaatatataaatttaatttctgaatGTACaaagatataataaattaatcatataaataatttaatgataaattgatctttattttataatttaatgttaaattaattttaaaaatataatttattgataaattctTGAACACAAtaacttaatgataaaatatcttaaatatttGACACCAAGATTAATCTATTGCATTTTTTATACATTGGAATatgctttaaattaaattaaaaaaaatctagttaTCTATTTTAAACAAGATTACTTCGAataacctttttatttttttatctttaaagggTAATAGTTGgttaattgaataatttattatttttattacaatttggttcaatagttattaaatttatagttaacaatataaaaaagtatatggTTCAGTTTGTGAATTAGTTAATAGCATTATACATTATGCTCAGCCCTAATAAAAATAGGAATATCATTACGTTGAATGCATATCTACCTTTGTAAAACAGGTGCACAATCCCAACCATAAGATTTAagacaattttatcataaatatatttatgaaaaagattaaaaaaagggAACATTGGAATTTGATGGAGGAACTACACCTTCTGTAGTTAACAGTTAACTTTTAACTgctatggatttttttttttcattgtttgatTAAAATGGTCTGAAGTGTCAGCCATTATACCGTGTAAAAGGTTCACAAATAGAGACAGAGAGTAACATAGCTCACCTAAAaggattaatatatatatatatatatatatatatatatatatatatatatatatatatatatatatatatatatatatatatatattatacagaTCTCTACTCAAAGctgaaaactaaaataaatctaACTATATGtacaagaataaataaatttatggaTATAAGACCATAGAATTTTGGTTACAAGAATCTATGGTTGAAAGGTTATTGCATTGCATCTCCTCTTGCCTCTTGAAATTACTGCAATTGTGTTTAGTGGAATCTTTGAAATGCAATGCAAACCCATCTATTGAACTAAGAGAAGTAAGCAAAATCATGTCCTTTGTTCATTAAGTCTCCTCTCAGCAGCTATAGCAGTGGCCACTGATGGTGGCAAGTGTCTAAGATTCGTGTTTGTGTTATGATTTTCATCACTTTCTGGCATTGTTAGTGGTGCTCTAGACAGTAAGGCTTCCACATCCTTCAGGGTTAAAACAGGTTGATCTTGATTTTTAGTGTTGCCACTGATGAATGAATGATTGCTCCTGCTTCTGTTCAATTTATATATACTCTCTTCAACCGTGTCTTTTACCTATAACACAAGCAAGAACAAGATTATAAGAACGGACTACTGAATTCATAAGCGCTCACCCAAATATCACAATTCAAGTAATGCAGATGATACATGGGATAGAAGATGCAATGACACAACTAAAAAATCTGAACATTGGAAGCAACTGAACAAGGAGTATGGTTTGTTAAAATATACTTTCAAAGATATATCTTGCTAAAATACTCTAGATAAATATGTAGGGTATGTTAGTATTCACGAATGCTGATATACTCTACTTATTCTTTAGAAGGAAGATTTTAGaaagttataatatatatatatatatatatatatatatatatatatatgtcatgcAAAACGTATATATAGCTTTCACTCCTATTACaggaatatttattttttacgaaAAAAAGGCTAAGCTAGGAACAAATGGTTGCAGTGATCCCAACAACCAGAAGCCTGAACAGCATAGCCCGAGTCCattgattgattaaaaaagGTGGAACAAGACAAGAAAGCTTGGGGGGACATGAAGCCTAACCCAAGGCAAACAGACAGGGAAGATTTTGTCTATCCTGTAAAAACAAATTGTAATAAAAGCTGGGATATAATCCCACCAGGAAAACCCATCTATACTAGTACCGTAAGTGGCTAACCTATCTCCAGTTATTTCCCTCACAGTAGATGTGACCAACAAGGAAATTCATATAATCAGTTTCGAAATTCCAAAGGCTGGTACTTTAAGATGAACTAAGAATTGAATTTAAGATTTTTGAACAATGAAACTCACAAATATTAAATCCGTAGTCTTCTCTCATCTGCAAGTTGTTGGATGGATAGTGGATAGAGAGTGacttttgaaaacaatgatctTCATGGGTGTTTCGAAAactattaactaaaatttaatttttactgaACGACAGGATGGAAAAGgtgtttttaataaaacaagacCCTTTGAAAATCTTCAAAGGCCATGGCAAACAGTCTCTAAAGAATGCTCTACAGCTCATTTAAGCAAATAAAATGATAGTATTTACAATTGAGTTGGCACACatgacagagagagagagagagataaaatGCTCACTTAATATACACTACTGCCTGCTAGGAAACTTACAATGAAACGATGAATGAGGGTCTTATTTTTTTGTCCAATCCGATGTACACGACTGATTGCTAGTGCTTCAGCAGCTGGATTGAGTAACGGCTCTACAAGGACCGCATGCTGTGCTTCCAAAAGATTGAGTCCATTGGCTCCATgttgaattaaaagcaacaacaCCTGAATAGATTTTGGTGTTGACCCTTCACATCCTTTTGTGCCATTTTGTTTTCCTCTAAATTGACTGATGGCAACATGTGCTTTTCTGATCTCACAAATTCATAACTAAAATAGCATCAGTATAATGAAGTTGAAATTGGCAAATTGTCTAAAATGTTGATGAATCATTCTTCTTAACTGACACAAAAACCTACATGGTTTCATAAGAAATTTTTAACGAAGTGTGATGAGTGACGAGTAATCTGTGATTTTGAAATGAGAGATTGGACTTGGCATATATTAACAAAGGGTAATACCAATGAATTTGTTAAATCCCACAAAATATGCTAAATTAgggattcaaaattttaaatgccATATCATGGTCTAAATGTAATGTTGGATGCCACGTTATACTCACATCATTACTTGGGTGATTAATGGAAACAGACAGGGGGATCAAATTGATTCAAATTATTAACTTGAGAGACCAAAgtgaaaaaaggtaaaaaattaggaatatattgataaagaaattaaatgtgTTGGAGCACAATAGGATCGTagtcataattttttctttgccTAGTcagtatctttttcttttctttttccaaatGAATGTCTAGTAGTCCAGTATAAATACACAAACAAATGGAGAAATAGTAACGGCATAGATTATCATACCTGCCTCCCTTCATCCGAAAGAAGGTAATGTTATTGGCAGCAAAGGCATGCTCCAATACATCAAGTACATCATTCCAACTTGAAAATACAAGAACTTTTGCTCTATGATCATTAGCCTTTACCCACAGGATTCTTCTTGTgactgcttcaatctacaaaacacccaaataaagaaaaagatgaggaTTGAGGAATACAAGAGTTACGATCAAATAAGCCAAAGCATGTCTTATTTGCTGAAACAAGAAAATTACAATGTGACATGTGAGATGGAGCAACAATATATTATGAGCAATGTTAGACATTTATAATggttattaaattttgaaaaatcttaAAAGTCTTCTTTTGTAAATAATCTTAAAAAGGTTTGCAGACAAACATTGAAATAGTTTTCAGACACCATACAAGGTTTTGTTATTGAATTACAAGTAAAATCTTCAGCAAGGcagtaaaaaataaagtaaaaaccaATGCCAGTTCAGAATTAAGACAACAAAGTGTATCCCAGGGTAGTGGCATGCATACATGTAGAAAAGAAGTATGCTCATTTATCTTGAGGGTATCAAACTATCAATAGAATTTAAGTTGTTGTATAGAAAGAAACCTTGGTTCCATATGAGCCTTAAACACTAATGGATGCTTCAAATTTTTCACTACTGTCAATTCTATGCAGCACTGAAGGATTGGAAGATTCGTTCCGTGCATCAACACAATGTTTCCAAAATCAGTATGCTGTCGACATGTAGGGCACATCACCCAATTATGAAGTTTGTTATTTTGAAGTCTTTTCTCAGTCATAGCAAATAAACCTGTACAAATAGATGCATGGTTATTTTTCATAtgatatttatttcaaaatcaataaaTGCTTAACCACATTTCTGTTGAACACAGATGAGAGTAACAATAGAAGAGCACACACTACACATACTGATACTATTTGCTTTATTTCATGTTTTATGCCGACATGGAGAAATGCATATGATCAATGCTAATTCAATATCCCagtattttttagaaattcaaaaatgacaaaggaacataaaatattttctatacaaTACAGCAGCAACTATATGTCTGGTAACACAGACTGAAGTACATATAGGACTCAAAACAACTTATCGAGGACTAACTCTTAAAATCTTAAGCTTTTACATAATGACATTTGAATGGCTTCATTACATCTCTAACATGCCCTTTCAAACATAACCACCCTCTAATTTGAGCTTGACTCGTATTTACCATGTAAAGTACAacgttttatttagaaaaatgaacAAGGATCAAACTCTACATTACTTGATCAAGATTCTCTAAAACCATGTCAAGAACCAACTCTCCTAAAAGCTTAAGTTGCTAGGTGAAGACAAATGACTTTTATTAAATCTATAACACAACTAAAGAATGATAATATAAAGTGTCCTCATATAATTCTTACATTTACAGCATGTAACGTGCCCACATTGAAAAACCATTTTCTGTTTGCCTAGCTTTTCTTGGCAAATTGGGCATGTTTCATCATCAGTCTTAGATAAAAGTGCACCCTTCTCTTCTGTAGAGTTTGACATTGCAGTTGTCTCTCGTGTGAATAAAGAACTATTTGGACTTTCGAATTGCAGTTTTTGCTTAGATTGAACCAAACCCTGAAAAATGGTTCACCTTAGGTTAGGTATCCAAATCAGAAGAGAACATATCATAGATTCCACAGAATCTTAGTGAGGAAACTcagttaaatttaataataacatgtttatattttagttgGATTGGCAAATGACAATCACCTAGGAAGGAAAAAACTGCAGGTGGATCATGAACTTAAACTAGGTATTTTTTGCTTTGCTTCccaaaacaataaaatgaaaaagaaaataccttGAAAAAacctaaataattaattcttcCAATCTATCCAATTTTactcaaaataatatatgaaattgGATGATATCCCCCTCCCCCTCCCCTCAAAAAAATTGAAGCTAAAGCTTGGCCACAGGAATTATTAATACAGAACAAGCCACATGAATTACTGTCAAGAATCAATTCTCAAATGGTTTTATATCTCCAACATGTTACACATCCCCTAATGCAAGAGCCCTACGAAACTGAAACATGGACAAAAAACAAGCCCACCCAGTgctgaaatttttaaattaattacgaAGAATGAGGACAATAAGGATTCAACTAACCACTTCGTCATAAAACCTCTACCTCTCCTAAAATAGTTATATAGAGgcccatgagtgattttatacCTCTCAATTATTAGTGTATATATTCCGTTATTGAAGATTTCAGTTACAATCCAATCCCCGTCCCCCATCAACTTCAGCAAACTTAACAGCCATCAGTAATTGTTCAATGGTGaccaattttgaatttgattatttagaaatttaacaaatatatataaagagaaaacaatttcaatatATACAGATTTCGAAGGGTTATTTCTTTATACCTTTAAGTAGCGgagttttccttttatctgtgaCAACATGGTCAATGACATAAACTTATCATGGGAAAAGTTTGAGCTAGCTGCAGCTAATTCATTTTCACCTAAATCATCAAGAGATTTATCATCTTCATTTTCCCTTGGGTGCAAACGGGAAACTGCCATCTTTATTTCATCGTGTGCACGCAGATACTGAGCTTGAGCTAATGCCAAAGACCTTGTGTGGCCAAACTGCTTTCGCATCCCCTTACAATTCAACAACATAGGATCAGAATCAAGTCAATCAAAATAGTTAATACAGATAATTTTAGCTTTTAAAAGGATTCCAAAGCACAAAAACCTATCCTGAAAAAGTTTACTTGTTTTTTGGGAGGAGAGAAGGTTAATATTgaaaaactaaacactctagATTAATACCTCCTAGAGGAATACCATCCATAGAAAATAGTTCATCAGGCTATACctcaaaaacatgtaaatgctTGGTGGCAGCTGAGACACTGTCTCTTCCTAATCGAGACTTGCAGTAGTTTAAAACTCCAAGAATTAGCTCCAACTCAGATGCTGATTTTGAAACCTAAAAAACTCAACATAATCAATTTGGAAGATTAAAAAACACATACCACACGTTTTAAATACTTGCCAAATTTTCTTAAATGAAAAATGAGTCTATCATCATTGATGGTCAGCCTCCAAATCTATTTGCCTTAGGGTGCATTTAATACAACAATAGTGAGGAACATTGGAAAGAGAGTGCAATTTAATACAATTCACAAGAATTGAGAAATTCAGGAgtctttttttacattttcatttcaatttttggcATATTACAATTCCAGACTCTGTTTCAATAGACTCTGAATCttttatatcaataaaagaGTAGTATTATCTTTACAGAAAACCAAGACAGAGAGGAGGTATAATCAATTTGCACTTGTCTATGATCTAGAGCAAAAGTCAATCAAATGAAGTAACTAACCACAACTCTTTGTCCAACATTCCTTTTCTTTGATTCTTCATGACTGATATCAGATACTGTAGAACTGTGACTAGATTGTGATAGCTTTGAGAGGAAATGATTCAATGCCAAGTTTTTCTTCTGAAAATCCACTGCCTCCTCAGCAGATGAAATTATCCTTCCACGTTCATTCTTAAGAACAAAGAGTCTTGCTTCATAATCCTGAGGAAAAAATAAACCATGAGACCATATTACATTCATTAGATACAGGATGAATAAAACTGACATAAATTCAGTGGTAAACCTGAAACAAAATATCTAGTTCACACAAAGCACACGGACCATCACAATTAGGCTGACAATTTCGACATTTACCCACACattcaatattttcttcatttggtttttCCATTGTCTGATCAATTTCTAGCAGTTGATCTAGGAGCGTTTTTCTAGAGGCCTCTAACTGATCCAAACCTGTCTGAATTTGATACTTCAAAGAGCTTATGCTTCGGAAACTGGATTAGAAGTTACACACATTAGCAATAGTGCATGTCATAGTCAATTTACTACTAgctatttatcaaaatctaTTAGCAAATAATTTGAAATCCTATAGCTCAATAGCAGATTCCTCCCAAACCATGTATTAGAGGTTTAAAATCATTCATAAACTTTCACTGATAGCTTAAGCTATTAAGTATTGATCTTTGACCCAGAAGTTCGATCATTGCTGCACCCACTCTAAATAATTAAGTTGAATTTCAGCACAAGCTAAAATGTGTTTTTGCATTCTATATTAATCTGTAAATGTACTTTTTGCCTAACAACTTTAGCAATCAGAAAAATTGGTCATTGACACcatataattgaaaatgacCAGTAGTAACTTAATACCTACCTATATACTAGAACATTGCTCATAACAAGATATGGTATGTTGTTGATGTCAGTTCTAACTGGATTACATTGTTCAGCAACTTTTTTTATGGAGATCCTGCATATTCGATCAAGCATAACTTGGAAAGTTAAGGATATGGATTATGACAAAATTGCAGTACTTAACAATTGTGTTACACAACCAAAGCATCACCGACCGAGAAGCTACTCTTGATGACTTTGAATTGTTTGAAGTTCCTGAAATGGCTTCTTCAATCTTCCTAATCAACTCAGTGGAGAAATCTTTGTTCTGCTCAGCATGATGGAGTGCTTCTAACCACCAAAATGTATTTTGATCTGTTCTGCTGTCATGATATGCATTACAGACCTACCAAAAGTAAAAATGTCATTTACAGAAAATAGAACTGGGAGGGGGAGGGAGGGATACTACAACAACCAAGCCTTATCCCAATATATAAGGAAtataataaaaaggaaatatcATCAAAGCAAGAAAAAACCCTGAATAGACTCATctcttcataattttaaaataataaaatatctcaaCATAGTCTGGTATTACTATGGTAtcaaatgtaattaattaaattaaataacatcaaGATTGCTTATCCTCAAAATGAAACAAGATCAGTGACatactttctttttttggcCTGTATAAGCAACAGAtcttgcattctttcctttttttaactATGCAAACAGAAGGCAGGCACAAGTACAGTGATTAATTTTGCATGAAATTGAACTGAGTGAACCAAGGTGAATGAAGGTTAGTCTTTGATAGGAATCAACTTCCTATCTAAAAAGAGGGAGATCTGTATTGATTATTtgattttggaaaaaataaattattacagAAATACCGGACTAAGAAAACTGAAAGGAATTCCCCTTATATCCTCCCCATATCTTCTCTCTTTAACTAATTCTTAGCTTAGCCTAAGATCTACGTGTGTAAAAGGACAGTCCTGAGTCTGTATACCAGCATCACTATGTCTATCAGTCTTTACAATAGAATGTCAGTTGTTAGAAGAATCTCGTAAAAAGGTGTTAGGTTGTGCCATTCAAATGAGTCACTTAAATGGTCATAGAAATGGTAGCTGGGGCTTAAATGAATGTGGACAAACTGTGTATTAGGAATCAATGTAGTATGAAATAGTTTGGTTATATCCAATTTTGGGTATTTATGATACAACATAAAGAAGGATGGGGAGCAGCTGGGGGTTGTCGACAAACCTGAGGGGGAAGCAAAGGAACACAAAAGGGGAAATCCAGAAATTGACAGTGTAGGTGCCATGGAGGGGAGTTTCATTTCAGTGGGAAAAGTGGCACGTGAATGCCAGCTGGAAACTGAAGTGGGATGTAATGGGCTTGGAGTTTCTACCCACACCCCACTGCTAATAAGCCCATGTGCGGAAACAGCCCACAAAAAATAGATTTCGCCCCCagcaacaattttaaattttattaacaaacAAGGTGGCATCAATGGCAAATTTCATAGGGCTgtctgaaagaaaaaaacattccCATCAACACACAACAGCAACAAATGGCAGAGAATGATAAAGGCGCTTCTCTGAATAGTGGGCACTTGGGTCAAAAAATAGATACACCAGTTACGCAGGACACACAAAAAGCCAAACTTTTCACTTCTTAGTTACAGGAAATGGAGGAAAGGGATTTGAAGGAGGCAGAGAAATTAGGTGCAAGAATACAAaacccatgaatgttatttcctATAATGTAAGGGGCTTAGGGAGTGGGGTAAAATGGGCTGCAATTAGGAGAATGGTCTGGAAAGAAAAAATCGATTTGCTGTGTATTCAAGAGACTAAAACAGAAAAGATTGACATGAGTGTGTGCCAAGCTTTGTGGGGGGATTCGGAGGTAGGGTGGGAATTGCAGCCCGCAGCAAACACAACAGGCGGGTTATTGTGTTTATGGAGTGAAGAAGATTTCAAAGTGCACAGCAAAGTCATAGGCAGTGGCTTCATCTTATTGGTAGGTCAATGGCTTAAGGAGGCTCAACAGGTGCATATTGTAAACATTTATTCACCTTGTGATGTTCAGAGCAGGAGAAGTCTATGGGAGAACATAAAGTAGCTGAAAAATTCTCATAATGGAGGATTGTGGTGCATTCTGGGGGATTTCAACAATGTCAGAAACCCTTCAAAAAGGATCAGCAGATGTCAAAGAAGAGAGGCGGATAATAGCATAAAGGAGTTTAACGAGTGGATTGAA
The genomic region above belongs to Glycine max cultivar Williams 82 chromosome 14, Glycine_max_v4.0, whole genome shotgun sequence and contains:
- the LOC100305728 gene encoding uncharacterized protein LOC100305728, translated to MKGSLYVADFHMLSTSLSMSKSNNPSSPCQTRVSPSSVRGLSFKVNISWPIHASCIVQRQKKKNNNGFVVVGCAKWDLEADMKPQEDEEKGRSGMATFRHKCGERKGVVELLECLEREAIMGEDVGKEPSDYNRRAQIFDRSSQVFQALKQLNNDVFPESSQ